Proteins co-encoded in one Leucobacter exalbidus genomic window:
- a CDS encoding DUF6498-containing protein: protein MIERALSAVVYLLIPVVGIVFFDWDWRSVLVLYWLQNITAGARAELDMFRTKTQPAASVAGGVTFTVNGRQSSGAMPKPFAMLFFAVHYGLFTLVHGVFVMLIVLGVFSSLFAGPGGAAPQGAFDLRGIVLYWALASLVQLVIGCFTPRANLPPVMQLFWAPYPRIFVLHVTILLGVWLINYFGWPPVAALLLVALQFGVDVGQLLTAKRAGQPSRPPATRTTTAAGSPE, encoded by the coding sequence GTGATTGAACGCGCGCTGTCCGCTGTGGTGTATCTGCTGATCCCGGTGGTGGGCATTGTGTTCTTCGACTGGGATTGGCGTTCGGTGCTGGTGCTGTATTGGTTGCAGAACATCACGGCGGGCGCGCGTGCCGAGCTCGACATGTTTCGCACGAAGACCCAGCCCGCGGCGAGTGTGGCGGGCGGGGTCACGTTTACGGTGAACGGCCGGCAGTCGTCAGGCGCGATGCCCAAGCCCTTCGCGATGCTATTCTTTGCGGTGCACTATGGCTTATTCACGCTCGTGCACGGCGTCTTTGTGATGCTCATCGTGTTGGGGGTGTTCTCGTCGCTGTTCGCGGGGCCCGGGGGCGCGGCGCCGCAGGGCGCCTTCGATCTGCGCGGCATTGTGCTGTACTGGGCGCTCGCTTCGCTGGTGCAGCTCGTGATCGGCTGTTTCACACCGCGGGCGAATCTGCCGCCGGTGATGCAACTGTTTTGGGCGCCCTACCCGCGCATCTTCGTGTTGCACGTGACGATTTTGCTGGGGGTCTGGTTAATCAACTACTTCGGCTGGCCACCCGTCGCGGCGCTGCTGCTCGTCGCGCTCCAGTTTGGTGTTGACGTGGGGCAGCTGCTCACGGCGAAGCGTGCGGGTCAACCGTCTCGCCCGCCGGCTACGCGCACCACCACCGCGGCCGGCTCACCTGAGTGA
- the pheT gene encoding phenylalanine--tRNA ligase subunit beta, whose product MRVPLSWLGEFVSLPEGTTPEQVHADLVRVGFEEESIRGFDVTGPVVVGEVLSREPEEHSNGKTVNWCQVRVAAPGAQAADGGEDVRGIVCGAHNFEPGDKVVVSLPGAVLPGGFEITPRKTYGHVSDGMIASARELSLGEDHDGIIVLSRLGLDPEVGEDAKVLLGLSDKAVEINVTPDRGYAFSVRGVAREWAHSTGADFVDPALAGSIAEASGFAVTLADAAPIRGREGATGFITRVVRGIDATRPTPVWMSSRLQLAGVRALSLPVDISNYVMLELGQPLHAYDLAKVTGGLTVRRAAAGETLVTLDEQERTLHAEDLVIADESGVIGLAGVMGGQSTKTSDDTVDVLVEAATFDPVSIARSSRRHKLPSEASKRFERGVDPLVARAAAQRMVDLLVELAGGTVDALGGDIVAPWEPAAVTLPLARVNGLMGADYTDAESRSALEMIGCTVVDGTGDRELVVTAPSWRSDLTRPADLIEEIARIVGYDRIPSVLPIAPAGRGLTREQRLRRRAANTITAAGLDEVQSYPFVSRAQLDAFGAGAEAAGAVEAAVMADPAAPAPTPAGEAKVEAIRLANPLDGQSPFLRRSLLPGLVTAAQRSVSRGVTDLALVEFGSVFEPAADGAQLGTEEVPPLGERPSEETLAVLNASIPVQPRRAAGLLLGDVVAKQAGEPAREYDWADALDAARTVAAAVSAELVVTQGAHRAFHPGRTAELAVRVGTDADGEDGGLEVVGVAGELLPALVADHHLPGRAVAFELNLERIIELAPRGPETAQLSTYPAATQDLTLVVEADVAAGDLLAVVKAGAGELLEDAHIVDDYRGSGIEDGQKAITFALRFRANDRTLKAEEASEAKLAGVAAAELAFGAHLRD is encoded by the coding sequence ATGCGCGTACCACTGAGCTGGTTGGGCGAGTTCGTTTCGCTCCCCGAGGGGACCACCCCTGAGCAGGTGCACGCCGATCTCGTGCGCGTGGGCTTCGAAGAAGAATCGATTCGTGGCTTTGACGTCACTGGCCCCGTTGTGGTCGGCGAGGTGCTGTCGCGCGAGCCCGAGGAGCACTCCAACGGCAAGACCGTCAACTGGTGCCAGGTGCGCGTTGCCGCCCCCGGTGCCCAGGCTGCTGACGGCGGCGAAGACGTGCGCGGCATCGTGTGTGGCGCTCACAACTTCGAGCCCGGCGATAAGGTCGTCGTCTCGCTGCCTGGCGCTGTGCTGCCCGGCGGCTTCGAGATCACCCCCCGCAAGACCTACGGCCACGTCTCTGACGGCATGATCGCTTCGGCGCGCGAGCTGTCGCTGGGCGAAGACCACGACGGCATCATCGTGCTCTCGCGCCTCGGCCTCGATCCCGAGGTGGGCGAAGACGCGAAGGTGCTGCTGGGCCTGTCTGACAAGGCTGTTGAGATCAACGTGACTCCGGATCGCGGCTACGCGTTCTCGGTGCGCGGTGTGGCCCGCGAGTGGGCACACTCAACGGGTGCAGATTTCGTTGATCCGGCGCTTGCCGGGTCGATTGCTGAGGCATCGGGCTTCGCAGTCACGCTCGCCGATGCGGCCCCGATTCGCGGCCGCGAGGGAGCCACCGGCTTCATCACCCGCGTCGTGCGCGGCATCGACGCGACGCGCCCCACCCCCGTGTGGATGTCGTCGCGCCTGCAGCTCGCCGGTGTGCGTGCCCTGTCGCTGCCCGTTGACATCTCGAACTACGTGATGCTTGAGCTCGGCCAGCCCCTGCACGCCTACGACCTCGCGAAGGTGACCGGCGGCCTCACGGTGCGCCGTGCCGCCGCGGGCGAAACGCTCGTCACGCTCGACGAGCAGGAGCGCACGCTGCACGCCGAAGACCTCGTGATCGCTGATGAGTCGGGGGTGATTGGCCTCGCCGGCGTGATGGGCGGCCAGTCGACCAAGACCTCAGACGACACCGTCGACGTCTTGGTTGAGGCCGCGACGTTCGACCCCGTGTCGATCGCCCGCAGCTCGCGCCGTCACAAGCTGCCCAGCGAGGCATCGAAGCGCTTCGAGCGCGGCGTTGACCCGCTGGTGGCTCGCGCGGCCGCGCAGCGCATGGTCGACCTGCTCGTTGAGCTCGCCGGTGGCACCGTTGACGCCCTCGGCGGCGACATCGTGGCACCGTGGGAGCCCGCGGCCGTCACGTTGCCGCTCGCTCGCGTCAACGGCCTGATGGGCGCTGACTACACCGATGCTGAGTCGCGCAGCGCACTCGAGATGATCGGTTGCACCGTCGTTGATGGCACAGGCGATCGCGAGCTCGTGGTGACGGCGCCGAGCTGGCGCTCAGACCTCACCCGCCCCGCTGACCTGATTGAGGAAATCGCCCGCATTGTGGGCTATGACCGCATTCCGTCGGTGCTGCCCATCGCCCCCGCTGGCCGTGGCCTGACCCGCGAGCAGCGCCTGCGCCGCCGCGCGGCGAACACGATCACCGCGGCTGGCCTCGACGAGGTGCAGAGCTACCCGTTCGTATCACGTGCACAGCTCGACGCCTTTGGCGCCGGCGCTGAGGCTGCCGGTGCAGTCGAGGCCGCCGTGATGGCCGACCCCGCAGCCCCGGCCCCCACCCCCGCGGGTGAGGCCAAGGTTGAGGCGATTCGCCTGGCGAACCCGCTCGATGGCCAGTCGCCGTTCTTGCGCCGCTCGCTGCTGCCCGGTCTCGTGACCGCGGCCCAGCGCAGCGTCTCGCGCGGTGTTACTGACCTCGCGCTCGTCGAGTTCGGTTCGGTCTTCGAGCCCGCCGCCGATGGCGCGCAGCTCGGCACCGAGGAGGTGCCGCCGCTGGGCGAGCGCCCCTCTGAGGAGACGCTGGCCGTGCTGAACGCCTCGATTCCGGTGCAGCCGCGCCGTGCCGCAGGCCTGCTGCTGGGTGACGTTGTCGCCAAGCAGGCCGGCGAGCCCGCCCGCGAGTACGACTGGGCAGACGCGCTTGACGCGGCTCGCACGGTCGCCGCTGCGGTGTCGGCTGAGCTCGTCGTGACGCAGGGTGCACACCGCGCGTTCCACCCCGGCCGCACGGCCGAGCTGGCCGTGCGCGTGGGCACCGACGCCGATGGCGAAGACGGTGGCCTCGAGGTCGTGGGTGTTGCCGGTGAGCTGCTGCCCGCGCTCGTCGCCGATCACCACCTGCCCGGTCGTGCCGTGGCGTTCGAGCTGAACCTTGAGCGCATCATCGAGCTCGCCCCGCGCGGGCCCGAGACCGCACAGCTCTCGACCTACCCGGCAGCGACGCAGGATCTCACCCTCGTGGTGGAAGCCGACGTTGCCGCGGGCGACTTGCTCGCTGTGGTGAAGGCCGGCGCGGGCGAGCTGCTCGAAGACGCTCACATCGTCGACGACTACCGCGGCAGCGGCATCGAAGACGGCCAGAAGGCGATCACGTTTGCGCTGCGGTTCCGCGCCAACGACCGCACGCTGAAGGCCGAAGAGGCCAGCGAGGCGAAGCTGGCCGGCGTTGCCGCCGCTGAGCTCGCGTTTGGTGCGCACCTGCGCGACTAA
- a CDS encoding TIGR03364 family FAD-dependent oxidoreductase — MSATTYDLVVVGGGIVGLGAAYAAVKRGQRVLVIERGASATGASIRNFGHLCSGVHSGDAREYALVARELWLQLSRDADFWVRESGTLIVARHADELALLEAAANESSIKLLDRAEVEATSPVAPGVSVGGGIVDRALQTNPRTALYAITNHLAALGVEFQFRTAVTRVQTGLVETTRGKVSTAQVVVAVNHDLDHLYPELAEEAGVERCALDMMRVQATLRHPMNNPILTGWSMLRYHSFAKRDEAKAVRERLHSERPDLAAIDINQMYTQLPDGSLLVGDTHTRDLVASPFQSEDAQQVMLDEAQALFGIEAPRVIERWQGVYASAGGSGFLSREIEPGVRALIVTSGNGMTCGLGFAERELQPIF; from the coding sequence ATGAGCGCGACAACCTATGACCTCGTAGTAGTGGGCGGCGGCATCGTCGGCCTGGGCGCAGCATACGCCGCGGTGAAGCGCGGGCAGCGAGTGCTCGTCATCGAGCGCGGTGCTTCTGCCACCGGCGCCAGCATTCGCAACTTCGGTCACCTGTGCAGCGGCGTACACTCGGGCGACGCCCGCGAGTACGCGCTCGTGGCCCGCGAACTGTGGCTGCAGCTGTCTCGCGACGCCGACTTCTGGGTGCGCGAGAGCGGCACCCTGATCGTCGCGCGGCATGCAGACGAACTCGCGCTGCTCGAAGCGGCCGCGAACGAGAGCAGCATCAAGCTGCTTGACCGTGCCGAAGTGGAGGCCACGTCGCCGGTAGCACCGGGCGTCTCGGTCGGCGGCGGCATCGTTGACCGGGCGCTGCAAACCAACCCGCGCACCGCGCTGTATGCGATCACGAACCACCTCGCCGCCCTCGGCGTCGAGTTTCAGTTTCGCACCGCCGTCACCCGCGTGCAGACGGGGCTCGTCGAAACCACCCGCGGCAAGGTATCAACCGCGCAGGTTGTAGTTGCCGTCAACCACGACCTCGACCACCTGTACCCCGAGCTGGCCGAAGAAGCCGGCGTCGAGCGGTGCGCCCTCGACATGATGCGGGTGCAGGCGACGCTGCGCCACCCGATGAACAACCCCATTCTGACGGGCTGGTCGATGCTGCGCTACCACAGCTTCGCGAAGCGCGACGAAGCGAAAGCGGTGCGTGAGCGGCTGCACAGCGAACGCCCCGACCTCGCCGCCATCGACATCAACCAGATGTACACGCAGCTGCCCGATGGCAGCCTGCTCGTGGGCGACACCCACACCCGCGACCTCGTCGCCTCACCGTTTCAGTCGGAGGATGCCCAGCAGGTCATGCTCGACGAAGCACAGGCACTGTTTGGTATCGAGGCGCCCCGCGTCATCGAACGCTGGCAGGGCGTCTACGCCAGCGCGGGTGGCTCAGGCTTCCTGTCACGCGAGATCGAACCCGGCGTGCGGGCCCTCATCGTGACGAGCGGCAACGGTATGACCTGCGGGCTCGGCTTCGCCGAACGAGAACTCCAGCCCATCTTTTAG
- the pheS gene encoding phenylalanine--tRNA ligase subunit alpha yields MSESESNRPAESNPITQEAVDVAVEAALAAFAAAATVADLKVARAQHSGEGSAIAQLNAQMRQVPKSEKAATGKIMGQARGRVEGAYKGREAEVAAAEAAAQLVAETVDVTSAPVRRRAGNRHPLAQLQDEAADVFIGMGWEIAEGPELEHEWFNFDALGFDPDHPARAMQDTFFVEPADRHLLMRTHTSPVQIRSLLGRELPVYVVAPGRTFRTDELDATHTPVFSQIEGIAIDRGLTMAHLRGTLEHFARQMFGEEAKIRLRPNFFPFTEPSAEMDVWQPHAKGGARWVEWGGCGMVDPKVLAAAGIDPEEFQGFAFGMGIERTLQFRHDINDMRDMVEGDVRFNRQFGGLV; encoded by the coding sequence GTGTCAGAGAGCGAATCGAATAGGCCAGCGGAGTCGAATCCGATCACCCAGGAAGCAGTCGATGTAGCGGTTGAAGCGGCGCTCGCCGCCTTCGCCGCGGCAGCCACTGTCGCCGACCTGAAAGTAGCGCGTGCACAGCACTCGGGCGAGGGCTCAGCCATCGCCCAGCTGAACGCGCAGATGCGTCAGGTTCCCAAGTCAGAAAAGGCCGCGACCGGCAAGATCATGGGCCAGGCCCGTGGCCGCGTCGAAGGTGCCTACAAGGGCCGCGAGGCTGAGGTTGCCGCTGCAGAGGCCGCAGCGCAGCTCGTCGCCGAGACCGTTGACGTCACGAGCGCGCCCGTGCGCCGCCGTGCTGGGAACCGTCACCCCCTCGCGCAGCTGCAGGACGAAGCCGCCGATGTGTTCATCGGTATGGGCTGGGAGATCGCAGAGGGCCCCGAGCTCGAGCACGAGTGGTTCAACTTTGATGCGCTCGGCTTTGATCCGGATCACCCCGCGCGCGCCATGCAAGATACCTTCTTCGTGGAGCCCGCCGATCGTCACCTGCTGATGCGCACGCACACGTCGCCCGTGCAGATTCGGTCGCTGCTGGGCCGCGAACTGCCCGTGTACGTGGTGGCCCCGGGCCGCACGTTCCGCACCGATGAGCTTGACGCGACGCACACGCCCGTGTTCAGCCAGATCGAGGGCATCGCGATCGATCGCGGCCTCACGATGGCGCACCTGCGCGGCACGCTCGAGCACTTCGCACGCCAGATGTTTGGCGAAGAAGCGAAGATTCGCCTGCGCCCCAACTTCTTCCCGTTCACCGAGCCCTCGGCCGAGATGGACGTCTGGCAGCCCCACGCAAAGGGTGGCGCGCGCTGGGTCGAGTGGGGTGGCTGCGGCATGGTCGACCCCAAGGTGCTGGCCGCCGCGGGCATCGACCCCGAGGAGTTTCAGGGCTTCGCGTTCGGCATGGGCATCGAACGCACCCTGCAGTTCCGCCACGACATTAACGATATGAGAGACATGGTTGAGGGCGACGTTCGCTTCAACCGTCAGTTCGGAGGACTGGTCTAA
- a CDS encoding alcohol dehydrogenase catalytic domain-containing protein, with the protein MTAADRAATQVATGPVTVAPGDEPSAAATRTPWWRRRGRAASDAPTGPEGAVGEETAGTTPNGAGVEPGAEGGPQATVMTNPEAVSMLFMGEGAPHEPGAVPHVGLRAGEVLVRIELATVCGSDVHTVLGHRTEPTPLVLGHEAVGHVVTVGGGGARYTDGGAVTAGDRVVWSVAVHCGNCDRCLRGIPQKCQTLKKYGHERIEHGWELSGGFASHIHLLAGTPLVRVDERVPAQVLAPAGCGIATAWAALAAAERTVPVHGARVLITGGGLIGLAAAAMAAERGAHVTLSDLDAERRSLAYEFGAAQAHDPAGEAELAEEFDIAIDASGAPAAVASGLEALSIGGVAVWVGSVFPTKPIKIVPERVVRGLITVTGVHNYTPVDLEGAVAFLHEQWQRYPFAGLVGETLPLHHLDLALERAAQHLEVRVGIDTQAPAPRDPALGTATSPIQTA; encoded by the coding sequence ATGACCGCCGCTGACCGCGCCGCCACACAGGTCGCCACCGGGCCCGTCACCGTCGCGCCCGGTGACGAGCCGAGCGCCGCCGCAACGCGCACGCCGTGGTGGCGGCGGCGTGGCCGCGCGGCCAGCGATGCGCCCACCGGGCCCGAAGGCGCGGTCGGCGAAGAAACTGCTGGCACCACCCCGAACGGCGCAGGTGTTGAACCCGGCGCCGAGGGCGGCCCTCAGGCGACCGTGATGACGAACCCCGAGGCCGTGTCGATGCTCTTCATGGGCGAGGGAGCACCCCACGAACCCGGCGCCGTACCCCACGTGGGGCTGCGCGCAGGCGAAGTGCTCGTGCGCATCGAACTCGCCACAGTGTGCGGCTCAGACGTGCACACCGTACTCGGGCACCGCACCGAACCCACCCCGCTCGTGCTCGGCCACGAAGCCGTTGGCCACGTCGTCACCGTGGGCGGCGGGGGAGCCCGCTACACCGACGGTGGCGCCGTCACCGCGGGCGACCGCGTGGTGTGGTCGGTGGCCGTGCACTGCGGCAACTGTGACCGCTGCCTGCGCGGAATCCCGCAGAAGTGCCAGACGCTCAAAAAATACGGCCACGAACGCATCGAACACGGGTGGGAACTCAGCGGCGGCTTTGCCAGCCACATCCACCTGCTCGCCGGCACCCCGCTCGTGCGGGTCGATGAGCGTGTACCGGCCCAGGTGCTCGCCCCGGCCGGGTGCGGCATCGCGACCGCGTGGGCAGCGCTCGCCGCGGCCGAACGCACCGTGCCGGTGCACGGCGCACGCGTGCTCATCACCGGTGGTGGCCTGATCGGGCTCGCGGCCGCAGCGATGGCGGCCGAGCGCGGGGCACACGTCACCCTCTCAGACCTCGACGCCGAAAGGCGATCGCTGGCCTACGAGTTTGGGGCGGCGCAGGCACATGATCCGGCGGGAGAGGCCGAGCTCGCCGAAGAGTTCGACATTGCGATCGATGCTTCGGGCGCCCCAGCGGCGGTCGCCTCGGGGCTCGAAGCCCTGAGCATCGGCGGGGTCGCCGTGTGGGTGGGCAGCGTGTTTCCCACCAAGCCCATCAAGATCGTGCCCGAGCGCGTCGTGCGCGGCCTGATTACCGTCACCGGGGTGCACAATTACACGCCGGTCGACCTTGAGGGTGCCGTCGCGTTTCTGCACGAACAGTGGCAGCGCTATCCCTTTGCGGGCCTCGTCGGTGAGACGCTCCCGCTGCACCACCTCGACCTCGCACTCGAGCGCGCGGCCCAGCACCTCGAAGTGCGGGTCGGCATCGACACCCAGGCGCCCGCCCCGCGCGACCCCGCGCTCGGCACGGCAACCTCGCCCATTCAGACGGCGTAA
- a CDS encoding phosphonatase-like hydrolase codes for MTQAFVSPIELVVFDMAGTTVLDDGIVEQAFQRAAERTGVADRMPWDEALGYVRETMGRSKIDVFTHLSGGDVDKATAASLAFEAAYAEIVAESGAEEIPGAADLISDLRDSGRKVVLTTGFAPPTRDAIIASLGWGSLVDLALSPVDAGRGRPAPDLVLTALLRTQTHSVERVAVFGDTTSDVASGRRAGAGLVAGVLTGAHTGEALMEAGADTVLTSITALRGLPEFTGLRAAPALQAS; via the coding sequence ATGACCCAGGCATTCGTCTCTCCCATTGAACTCGTCGTCTTCGATATGGCCGGCACCACCGTGCTCGATGACGGCATCGTCGAGCAGGCATTCCAGCGCGCCGCCGAGCGCACCGGCGTCGCCGACCGCATGCCGTGGGACGAAGCGCTCGGGTATGTGCGCGAAACCATGGGGCGCTCAAAGATTGACGTTTTCACCCACCTCTCGGGCGGCGACGTCGACAAAGCCACCGCAGCCAGCCTCGCGTTCGAAGCGGCCTACGCCGAGATCGTGGCCGAGAGCGGCGCCGAAGAAATTCCCGGTGCGGCTGACCTCATCTCAGACCTGCGCGACTCGGGCCGCAAGGTCGTGCTCACGACCGGGTTCGCCCCGCCCACCCGTGACGCGATCATCGCGTCCCTCGGCTGGGGATCGCTCGTCGACCTCGCCCTGTCACCCGTTGACGCCGGTCGCGGCCGCCCCGCCCCCGACCTCGTGCTCACCGCACTGCTGCGCACCCAGACCCACTCGGTCGAGCGCGTCGCCGTGTTCGGCGACACCACGAGCGATGTCGCCTCGGGCCGTCGCGCCGGCGCAGGCCTCGTGGCGGGCGTGCTCACCGGAGCCCACACAGGCGAAGCCCTGATGGAGGCCGGGGCAGACACCGTGCTCACGAGCATCACCGCCCTGCGCGGCCTGCCCGAGTTCACAGGGCTGCGCGCCGCCCCGGCACTGCAGGCGAGCTAG
- a CDS encoding PhnE/PtxC family ABC transporter permease: MTLTAVPTPPITDRAPKRQRDPQRIAAGISLGVLVILAIVALIRIDISFTSMLQSGENAQRFFARVGGLEFPEPMKLLELTVLTVGLVLTGTVLAAVLSVPVAYLAAANTSPSSTWRGIARFIGVFTRAVPDVVLAMVFVLLFSLGALPGILAIGIHSIGMISKMFADAIEQIDEGPRLAIRASGGSKMQEFTVGILPQVAPSWVATVLHRNDINLRGSVILGYVGVAGLGLEMSYAFKSLNYGLGLGIAVVIFALCVIMEVISSAVRVSMLGDQAGKGVFVKLFSRNGARKTVAPGTAVYASVDAAMHRPWTPTRVRNLGAAWLAVAAIVAGVVVSNITWSDFFTFWAKVPPVAASFWPPNFGNYGFETIFIAMVETIEIALAATLITFILSIVIGSLAARNVAPNAGTRGGFRFLLVIIRGIPELILAIVLIVITGLGAQAGTIALAIGGIGLLGKLIADSLEEVPRGPERALSAAGASRMQKFAGSTLPQGTPALVGHTFYMLDTNVRAATLLGIVGGGGVGYYLLNAGQGSNYQLVGSIVIMILITVLLVEALSLWMRKVLR, from the coding sequence GTGACGCTGACCGCGGTACCCACCCCGCCCATCACCGATCGCGCGCCCAAACGCCAGCGCGACCCGCAGCGCATCGCCGCGGGCATCTCCCTGGGCGTGCTCGTGATCCTCGCGATCGTGGCTTTGATCCGGATCGATATCTCCTTCACCAGCATGCTGCAGAGCGGTGAGAACGCGCAGCGATTCTTTGCGCGCGTTGGGGGCCTCGAGTTCCCCGAGCCGATGAAGCTGCTCGAACTCACCGTGCTCACCGTCGGCCTCGTGCTCACGGGCACCGTGCTCGCGGCCGTGCTGTCGGTGCCCGTCGCATACCTCGCGGCGGCCAACACCTCGCCCAGCTCGACCTGGCGCGGCATCGCCCGTTTCATCGGCGTCTTCACCCGCGCAGTGCCCGACGTCGTACTCGCGATGGTGTTCGTGCTGCTGTTCTCGCTCGGCGCGCTGCCCGGTATTCTCGCCATCGGTATCCACTCCATCGGCATGATCTCGAAGATGTTTGCCGACGCGATCGAGCAGATCGACGAGGGCCCCCGCCTCGCCATTCGCGCCAGCGGCGGGTCAAAAATGCAGGAATTCACGGTCGGCATTCTGCCGCAGGTCGCCCCCTCGTGGGTCGCCACCGTGCTGCACCGCAACGACATCAACCTGCGAGGATCAGTAATTCTCGGCTACGTCGGCGTCGCAGGCCTCGGCCTCGAAATGTCGTACGCATTCAAGTCGCTGAACTACGGCCTCGGCCTCGGGATCGCCGTCGTGATCTTCGCGCTGTGCGTGATCATGGAGGTCATCTCGAGCGCGGTGCGCGTGAGCATGCTCGGCGATCAGGCCGGCAAGGGCGTCTTCGTGAAGCTGTTCTCACGTAACGGTGCCCGCAAGACCGTAGCCCCCGGCACCGCCGTGTACGCCTCGGTTGACGCGGCCATGCACCGGCCGTGGACCCCGACCCGGGTGCGCAACCTCGGCGCCGCCTGGCTCGCCGTCGCCGCCATTGTGGCGGGCGTCGTGGTGAGCAACATCACCTGGAGCGACTTCTTCACCTTCTGGGCGAAGGTGCCGCCCGTCGCCGCATCATTCTGGCCGCCGAACTTTGGCAACTACGGCTTCGAAACCATCTTCATCGCGATGGTCGAAACCATTGAGATCGCGCTCGCCGCCACCCTCATCACCTTTATCCTGTCGATCGTGATCGGGTCGCTCGCGGCCCGCAACGTGGCCCCGAACGCGGGCACACGCGGCGGTTTCAGGTTCTTGCTCGTGATCATTCGCGGTATTCCTGAGCTGATCCTCGCGATCGTGCTCATCGTCATCACGGGCCTCGGCGCGCAGGCCGGCACCATCGCCCTCGCCATTGGCGGGATCGGGCTGCTGGGCAAGCTCATCGCCGACTCCCTCGAAGAGGTGCCGCGCGGCCCCGAGCGGGCGCTGTCTGCCGCAGGCGCGAGCCGCATGCAGAAGTTCGCGGGCTCCACTCTGCCGCAGGGCACCCCCGCCCTCGTCGGTCACACCTTCTACATGCTCGACACCAATGTGCGTGCGGCGACCCTGCTGGGCATCGTTGGCGGCGGCGGCGTCGGCTACTACCTGCTCAACGCAGGCCAGGGATCGAACTACCAGCTGGTGGGCTCGATCGTGATCATGATTCTTATCACGGTGCTGCTCGTCGAAGCCCTGTCACTGTGGATGCGAAAGGTACTGCGATGA
- a CDS encoding GntR family transcriptional regulator has protein sequence MAIQPGTASTLVGSAERAYQHTKQAIIHGDLAPGAMISEGQIAEELGISRTPVHEAFLRLDVEELLTLASRKGAVVRPMAPHEAADVLEMREAIEAAAASRVISAGFATALTPALDALLATQAEAIENADFDAFVEADDAFHTAVVTASRNPIALTFTRQLWDRQQRLRHQLFREAPQDMKTVFEQHGELAQAVKNGGEAHYRRVLAAHVSLHRHQHGVEL, from the coding sequence ATGGCAATACAACCCGGCACAGCATCAACGCTGGTGGGAAGCGCAGAGCGCGCCTATCAGCACACCAAACAGGCCATCATTCACGGTGACCTGGCGCCCGGGGCAATGATCAGCGAGGGGCAAATTGCCGAGGAGCTCGGCATCTCGAGAACCCCCGTGCACGAGGCGTTCTTGCGGCTCGACGTTGAAGAATTACTCACCCTGGCCTCGCGCAAGGGAGCGGTGGTGCGCCCCATGGCCCCGCACGAAGCGGCCGATGTGCTGGAAATGCGCGAGGCGATCGAGGCAGCGGCAGCGTCTCGGGTGATCTCGGCGGGTTTCGCTACCGCGCTGACACCCGCGCTTGACGCGCTGCTCGCGACGCAGGCCGAGGCTATTGAGAACGCCGACTTCGACGCGTTCGTTGAAGCAGACGACGCGTTTCACACCGCCGTGGTGACCGCCTCGCGTAACCCTATTGCGCTGACCTTTACGCGCCAGCTGTGGGACCGGCAGCAGCGGCTGCGCCACCAGCTGTTTCGCGAAGCGCCCCAAGACATGAAGACCGTGTTCGAACAGCACGGTGAACTCGCCCAGGCAGTGAAGAACGGCGGCGAAGCACACTACCGGCGGGTGCTCGCGGCCCACGTTTCGCTGCATCGCCACCAGCACGGAGTTGAACTATGA